In Ostrea edulis chromosome 4, xbOstEdul1.1, whole genome shotgun sequence, a single window of DNA contains:
- the LOC125669397 gene encoding uncharacterized protein LOC125669397 — protein sequence MYKLRLHQSYLCFGAFVCYAISLLFFILCFCTNHWWYFRLDGKIINVGLWMGCWRSDNGESECSNSMFENKIFKSGGGSDWYHGARILMTCSLMAIFLQELALIGFFCIHEVEKYRQKLAGVVLGFSAVVAFLLLLNFIITGPEANRLPEGRLGWSFGLTFFCIISESVLGVAIFLERRNYLNINKDLKTKNPTKTRVKNSHTGCLDPSLVNELPCPYPKDDQSFSYRSSTASLSLPTGSYYHMPDNLSVDTVSTDIVRYNEEPGSSKRGQTEWEV from the exons ATGTACAAACTCCGACTCCACCAATCCTACCTGTGTTTTGGAGCCTTCGTCTGTTATGCCATCAGCTTGCTGTTCTTCATTCTTTGTTTCTGCACAAACCACTGGTGGTACTTCCGGTTAGACGGGAAAATCATCAACGTGGGGCTGTGGATGGGTTGTTGGAGATCCGACAACGGAGAGTCGGAATGTTCCAATTCAATGTTCGAGAACAAGATTTTCAAGAGTG GCGGAGGTAGTGATTGGTACCATGGGGCCCGGATACTCATGACGTGTTCACTGATGGCGATTTTCCTTCAGGAGTTAGCACTTATCGGATTCTTTTGCATTCACGAAGTCGAGAAGTACAGACAGAAACTTGCCGGTGTTGTCTTAGGATTTTCTGCTGTCGTTG CCTTTCTTTTGCTGCTCAATTTTATAATCACTGGACCGGAAGCCAACAGACTCCCGGAAGGACGATTAGGCTGGTCTTTCGGACTGACGTTCTTTTGTATTATCTCAGAAAGTGTGCTTGGTGTTGCAATATTCCTGGAACgaagaaattatttaaatatcaataaagaTCTCAAAACAAAGAACCCGACAAAAACACGTGTAAAAAATTCCCACACTGGTTGTTTGGATCCTAGTTTAGTCAACGAATTGCCTTGTCCATATCCTAAGGATGACCAGTCCTTCTCCTATCGGTCCTCTACAGCCAGCCTTTCCTTGCCTACCGGATCTTACTACCACATGCCAGACAATCTCTCAGTAGACACTGTCTCAACAGACATCGTGCGCTACAACGAGGAACCAGGATCCTCCAAACGCGGCCAGACGGAATGGGAGGTTTGA